A genome region from Mycobacteriales bacterium includes the following:
- a CDS encoding NAD kinase: MTREALLVTHTGRSDMVDRSREVSELLSGAGFVVRMLEEEAAELGATDVKAVPPDEAAAAGCEVVLVLGGDGTFLRAAELARPCRAPLVGVNLGRVGFLAETEPEALPDTVRHIVERSYRVEERLTLDAEVRVGSEVVARDWALNEASVEKTKRERMLEVVLDIDDRPLTSFGCDGVVCASPTGSTAYAFSSGGPVVWPEVQALLVVPNAAHALFARPLVISPDSTVAITVVDAGHDGVLGCDGRRTHPVPSGARVQVRRGAHPVLIARTHALPFTERLVAKFGLPVEGFRTARR, translated from the coding sequence GTGACCAGGGAGGCGCTGCTGGTCACCCACACCGGCCGCTCCGACATGGTGGACCGCTCCCGCGAGGTCAGCGAGCTGCTGTCCGGCGCCGGGTTCGTGGTCCGGATGCTGGAGGAGGAGGCGGCCGAGCTCGGCGCGACCGACGTCAAGGCGGTCCCGCCGGACGAGGCCGCCGCCGCCGGCTGCGAGGTCGTGCTCGTGCTCGGCGGCGACGGCACGTTCCTGCGCGCGGCCGAGTTGGCCCGGCCCTGCCGGGCGCCGCTGGTCGGGGTGAACCTCGGCCGGGTCGGGTTCCTGGCCGAGACCGAACCGGAGGCGCTGCCGGACACGGTCCGGCACATCGTCGAGCGGTCGTACCGGGTGGAGGAGCGGCTCACCCTCGACGCCGAGGTCAGGGTCGGATCCGAGGTGGTCGCCCGGGACTGGGCGCTGAACGAGGCCTCGGTGGAGAAGACCAAGCGGGAGCGGATGCTCGAGGTCGTCCTCGACATCGACGACCGGCCGCTGACCAGCTTCGGCTGCGACGGGGTGGTCTGCGCCAGCCCGACCGGCTCGACCGCGTACGCGTTCTCCTCCGGCGGGCCGGTCGTCTGGCCCGAGGTGCAGGCCCTGCTGGTGGTGCCGAACGCGGCGCACGCGCTGTTCGCCCGCCCGCTGGTGATCTCGCCGGACTCGACGGTCGCGATCACCGTGGTCGACGCCGGCCACGACGGGGTGCTCGGCTGCGACGGGCGGCGTACGCACCCGGTGCCCTCGGGAGCGCGGGTCCAGGTCCGGCGGGGTGCGCACCCGGTGCTCATCGCGCGGACGCACGCGCTGCCGTTCACCGAGCGGCTGGTCGCGAAGTTCGGTCTCCCGGTCGAGGGGTTCCGCACGGCGCGCCGTTGA
- a CDS encoding TlyA family RNA methyltransferase — protein sequence MVRRARLDAELVRRGLARSREQAAELVQAGRVRVAGSTATKPATAVDPGTPVLVEDRDDDPGYASRGGHKLAGALDALPVPVQGRRVLDAGASTGGFTDVLLRRGAGEVVAVDVGYGQLAWNLRTDPRVTVHDRTNVRELTPERIGGPVELTVADLSFIPLTLVLPALAACTTEDLLPMVKPQFEVGKERVGPKGVVREPALRAEAIRKVADRAYELGLGTAGMTRSPLPGPAGNVEFFLWLRRDAPPADPADIETVVVQ from the coding sequence GTGGTCCGTCGCGCGCGGCTCGACGCCGAGCTGGTTCGCCGCGGTCTGGCCCGGTCCCGGGAACAGGCCGCGGAGCTCGTCCAGGCCGGTCGGGTCCGGGTCGCCGGCAGCACCGCGACCAAGCCCGCGACCGCGGTCGATCCCGGCACCCCGGTGCTGGTCGAGGACCGCGACGACGACCCCGGGTACGCCTCCCGCGGCGGCCACAAGCTCGCCGGCGCCCTGGACGCGCTGCCGGTCCCGGTGCAGGGCCGCCGGGTGCTGGACGCCGGCGCGTCCACCGGCGGGTTCACCGACGTGCTGCTGCGGCGCGGCGCCGGCGAGGTCGTCGCGGTCGACGTCGGCTACGGCCAGCTGGCCTGGAACCTGCGCACCGACCCGCGGGTGACCGTGCACGACCGGACCAACGTCCGGGAGCTGACCCCGGAGCGGATCGGCGGCCCGGTGGAGCTCACCGTCGCGGACCTGTCCTTCATCCCGCTGACCCTGGTGCTGCCGGCGCTCGCGGCCTGCACCACCGAGGACCTGCTGCCGATGGTGAAGCCGCAGTTCGAGGTGGGCAAGGAACGGGTCGGACCCAAGGGCGTGGTCCGGGAGCCGGCGCTGCGGGCGGAGGCGATCCGCAAGGTCGCCGACCGCGCGTACGAGCTGGGGCTGGGGACGGCCGGCATGACCCGCAGCCCGCTGCCCGGGCCGGCCGGCAACGTCGAGTTCTTCCTCTGGTTGCGCCGGGACGCGCCCCCGGCCGACCCGGCCGACATAGAGACGGTGGTGGTCCAGTGA
- a CDS encoding SCP2 sterol-binding domain-containing protein: MATVEECEAAMHKLAERLRSPDAEGARGKLIDRSISCHLRDLDVTFGGQLRGGEILGIHRTPEPDGQIKLTTTSDDLVALVDGQLNFAKAFASGRLKIDASVFDLLKLRSLL; the protein is encoded by the coding sequence GTGGCGACGGTCGAGGAGTGCGAGGCCGCGATGCACAAGCTGGCCGAACGGCTGAGGTCGCCGGACGCCGAGGGCGCCCGGGGCAAGCTGATCGACCGCTCGATCAGCTGCCACCTGCGCGACCTGGACGTCACCTTCGGCGGGCAGCTGCGCGGCGGCGAGATCCTCGGCATCCACCGGACCCCCGAGCCGGACGGCCAGATCAAGCTGACCACGACCAGCGACGACCTGGTCGCGCTGGTGGACGGGCAGCTGAACTTCGCCAAGGCGTTCGCGTCCGGGCGGCTGAAGATCGACGCCAGCGTGTTCGACCTGCTGAAGCTGCGCAGCCTGCTCTAG
- a CDS encoding HAD-IIA family hydrolase — MKGSDQPPAQQYDVALLDLDGVVYLGSTPIDGIPEALAEVRGTGMRLAFVTNNASRTPAAAAAMLSGMGVQAAADEVTNSAQAACHVMAEKLPPGAKVLVVGTTGLIEAARERGFTLVTSADDEPAAVVQGYGANVGWRDLAEATVAIRRGAWFVATNLDSTVPSERGPLPGNGSLVGVVRETTGVTPTSTGKPDPAMHRESVQRSGARRPIVVGDRLDTDIEGASRVGCDSMLVLTGVTTPADLLRAVPEQRPTYVGASVRALLEPQPGPTRDGDAWTCGGWTVRGGLTLAGSGADLDALRALCAAAWAGGGTEVHTDGSAAAETAQRLGVQGRLGR; from the coding sequence GTGAAGGGCTCGGACCAGCCGCCGGCCCAGCAGTACGACGTCGCCCTGCTCGACCTGGACGGCGTCGTCTACCTGGGCTCGACGCCGATCGACGGCATACCGGAGGCACTGGCGGAGGTCCGCGGGACCGGCATGCGGCTGGCGTTCGTGACGAACAACGCGTCCCGGACGCCGGCCGCGGCGGCCGCGATGCTGTCCGGGATGGGCGTCCAGGCCGCCGCGGACGAGGTCACGAACTCGGCCCAGGCGGCCTGCCACGTGATGGCCGAGAAGCTGCCGCCCGGCGCGAAGGTGCTGGTCGTGGGTACGACCGGGCTGATCGAGGCGGCCCGCGAACGCGGCTTCACGCTGGTGACCTCGGCCGACGACGAGCCCGCCGCGGTCGTACAGGGCTACGGCGCGAACGTCGGCTGGCGGGACCTGGCCGAGGCGACCGTCGCGATCCGCCGCGGCGCCTGGTTCGTGGCGACCAACCTGGACTCGACCGTCCCGTCCGAGCGCGGGCCGCTGCCGGGCAACGGCTCACTGGTCGGCGTGGTCCGCGAGACCACCGGCGTGACCCCGACCAGCACCGGCAAGCCCGACCCGGCCATGCACCGCGAGTCGGTCCAGCGCAGCGGCGCCCGGCGGCCGATCGTGGTCGGCGACCGGCTCGACACCGACATCGAGGGCGCCAGCCGGGTCGGCTGCGACAGCATGCTCGTGCTGACCGGGGTCACCACGCCGGCCGACCTGCTGCGGGCCGTTCCCGAGCAGCGCCCGACGTACGTCGGGGCCAGTGTGCGCGCGCTGCTCGAGCCGCAGCCCGGCCCCACGCGGGACGGTGACGCCTGGACCTGCGGCGGCTGGACCGTACGGGGCGGGCTGACGCTGGCCGGGTCCGGCGCGGACCTGGACGCGCTGCGCGCACTGTGCGCGGCGGCCTGGGCCGGCGGCGGCACCGAGGTGCACACCGACGGGTCCGCGGCCGCCGAGACGGCGCAGCGGCTCGGCGTCCAGGGCAGGCTCGGCCGCTAG
- a CDS encoding tetratricopeptide repeat protein gives MPSRDDWDDEAPPPPPFADAPPPPPDVLPQGEVYDWYVRGLDLLEGGNPAAAVTLLAHAANSEPESRSVREALARAQFDSGMYDEAVQSFNWIISINPADDYAQFGLGLAAAKIGDLNSAVEHLALAAAMRPDITHYSTALRGARAALAASR, from the coding sequence GGGACGACTGGGATGACGAGGCACCACCGCCACCACCGTTCGCCGACGCACCCCCGCCGCCGCCTGACGTGCTGCCGCAGGGCGAGGTCTACGACTGGTACGTGCGGGGTCTCGACCTGCTCGAGGGCGGCAACCCTGCGGCTGCGGTGACGTTGCTGGCGCACGCGGCCAACTCCGAGCCGGAGTCCCGCAGCGTCCGCGAGGCGCTGGCCCGGGCCCAGTTCGACTCCGGGATGTACGACGAGGCCGTGCAGAGCTTCAACTGGATCATCTCGATCAACCCCGCCGACGACTACGCGCAGTTCGGCCTCGGGCTGGCCGCGGCCAAGATCGGCGACCTGAACTCCGCGGTCGAGCACCTCGCGCTGGCCGCCGCCATGCGCCCGGACATCACCCACTACTCGACGGCCCTGCGCGGTGCGCGGGCGGCACTCGCCGCCAGCCGGTGA